Proteins found in one Serratia plymuthica genomic segment:
- the rplU gene encoding 50S ribosomal protein L21 — MYAVFQSGGKQHRVSEGQTVRLEKLDIATGEAVEFDQILMIANGEDIKIGVPFVDGGKIKAEVVAHGRGEKIKIVKFRRRKHYRKQQGHRQWFTDVKITGISA; from the coding sequence ATGTACGCGGTTTTCCAAAGTGGTGGTAAACAACACCGAGTAAGCGAAGGTCAAACCGTTCGCTTGGAAAAGCTGGACATCGCAACTGGTGAAGCGGTTGAGTTTGACCAGATTCTGATGATTGCTAATGGCGAAGATATCAAAATCGGCGTTCCTTTCGTCGATGGCGGTAAGATCAAAGCTGAAGTCGTTGCTCACGGTCGTGGCGAGAAAATTAAGATTGTTAAGTTTCGTCGTCGTAAGCACTACCGTAAGCAGCAGGGCCACCGTCAGTGGTTCACTGACGTTAAAATCACCGGCATCAGCGCTTAA
- the rpmA gene encoding 50S ribosomal protein L27 codes for MAHKKAGGSTRNGRDSEAKRLGVKRFGGEAVLAGSIIVRQRGTKFHAGTNVGCGKDHTLFALKDGKVKFEVKGPSNRKFISIEAE; via the coding sequence ATGGCACACAAAAAGGCTGGCGGCTCGACTCGTAACGGTCGCGATTCAGAAGCTAAACGTCTGGGCGTAAAACGCTTTGGCGGCGAAGCAGTACTGGCAGGCAGCATCATCGTTCGTCAGCGCGGCACCAAATTCCACGCTGGTACCAACGTGGGTTGCGGCAAAGACCACACTCTGTTTGCTTTGAAAGACGGTAAAGTCAAGTTCGAAGTTAAAGGCCCGAGCAATCGTAAATTCATCAGCATCGAAGCTGAATAA
- a CDS encoding DMT family transporter, producing METKQQVGIGISLAVTTAICWGALPIAMKEVLVVMDPFTIVWYRFTLAALGLGSILAIRGRLPPVKMFRQPRWLLMLAIATAGLLGNFIFFSSSLQYLSPTASQVIGQLSPVGMMFASVLILKERMRITQVIGALMLICGLMLFFNVSLIEIFTRLTDYTLGVLLGVCAAAVWVTYGVAQKVLLRRLASPQILVMLYTLCAVALFPLARPEMISQLSGWQLACLLFCGANTLIGYGALAEAMARWQAAQVSALVTLTPLFTLLFSDLLALAWPHVFAAPALNVVGYLGAFVVVAGAMFSAIGHRWWPRRAETNLVVPLKQPGE from the coding sequence ATGGAAACGAAACAGCAGGTCGGAATTGGCATTTCTCTGGCGGTGACTACGGCAATTTGCTGGGGTGCGTTGCCGATTGCGATGAAAGAAGTGCTGGTCGTGATGGATCCGTTTACCATCGTTTGGTATCGATTTACCCTTGCCGCACTCGGCCTGGGGAGCATTCTGGCGATACGCGGCAGATTGCCTCCGGTGAAAATGTTCCGTCAGCCGCGCTGGCTGTTAATGTTGGCAATCGCCACGGCGGGCCTGCTGGGGAACTTTATCTTCTTCAGCTCTTCGTTGCAGTACCTCAGCCCGACGGCGTCGCAAGTGATCGGCCAACTGTCGCCGGTCGGTATGATGTTTGCCAGCGTGTTGATTTTAAAAGAGCGCATGCGCATCACTCAGGTGATTGGCGCGCTGATGTTGATCTGTGGGCTAATGCTGTTTTTCAATGTCAGCCTGATTGAGATCTTCACCCGCCTGACGGATTACACCCTTGGGGTGCTGCTGGGCGTTTGTGCGGCAGCGGTTTGGGTGACTTATGGCGTTGCGCAGAAAGTGTTGCTGCGCCGATTGGCTTCACCGCAGATCCTGGTAATGTTGTACACTTTATGTGCAGTGGCGCTGTTCCCTCTGGCCCGGCCAGAGATGATTTCCCAACTCAGTGGCTGGCAATTGGCTTGTCTGCTGTTTTGTGGCGCTAACACGCTGATTGGCTACGGTGCACTGGCGGAAGCCATGGCGCGCTGGCAGGCAGCGCAGGTGAGTGCGTTAGTCACGCTGACACCGCTGTTTACCCTGCTGTTTTCAGATTTATTGGCGCTGGCCTGGCCACACGTATTCGCCGCCCCGGCATTGAATGTCGTCGGCTATCTCGGTGCTTTCGTGGTGGTAGCGGGCGCCATGTTTTCCGCAATTGGTCACCGGTGGTGGCCGCGACGGGCAGAAACCAACCTGGTTGTTCCTTTAAAGCAGCCCGGTGAATGA
- the cgtA gene encoding Obg family GTPase CgtA, whose amino-acid sequence MKFVDEAAILVVAGDGGNGCVSFRREKYIPNGGPDGGDGGDGGDVYLLADENLNTLIDYRFEKSFRAERGQNGQSRDCTGKRGKDIIVKVPVGTRVQDQGTGEILGDMTRHGQQLMVAKGGWHGLGNTRFKSSVNRAPRQKTLGTAGEARDILLELLLLADVGMLGLPNAGKSTFIRAVSAAKPKVADYPFTTLVPSLGVVRMDHEQSFVVADIPGLIEGASDGAGLGIRFLKHLERCRVLLHLVDIAPIDESDPVENAKIIINELNQYSANLADKPRWLVFNKIDVIGEEEAAVRAKAIAEAMGWEGKYYMISAVNREGVNALCWDVMQFINTQPKAMAIEESAPEKVEFMWDDYHREQIAEVEAEADDDWDDDWDEDDDEGVEIIYQK is encoded by the coding sequence ATGAAGTTTGTAGATGAAGCAGCGATTTTGGTCGTTGCAGGTGACGGTGGTAATGGTTGTGTCAGTTTCCGCCGTGAAAAGTATATCCCGAACGGTGGGCCGGATGGCGGCGATGGCGGCGATGGCGGCGATGTCTATCTGCTGGCGGACGAAAACCTCAATACCTTGATTGACTACCGCTTTGAGAAATCTTTCCGCGCCGAACGTGGCCAGAACGGCCAAAGCCGTGACTGTACCGGTAAGCGTGGCAAAGACATTATCGTCAAGGTGCCGGTCGGTACTCGCGTGCAGGATCAGGGCACCGGCGAGATCCTCGGTGACATGACCCGCCACGGCCAACAGTTGATGGTCGCTAAAGGCGGTTGGCACGGTCTGGGCAATACCCGTTTCAAATCCTCGGTTAACCGTGCGCCGCGTCAGAAGACGCTGGGTACTGCCGGTGAGGCCCGCGACATCCTGCTGGAGCTGCTGCTGCTGGCCGATGTCGGCATGCTAGGTCTGCCGAATGCCGGCAAGTCGACCTTCATCCGCGCGGTTTCCGCCGCCAAGCCAAAGGTTGCCGACTATCCGTTTACCACTCTGGTGCCAAGCCTGGGCGTGGTGCGTATGGATCACGAGCAGAGCTTCGTGGTGGCCGATATTCCGGGGTTGATTGAAGGCGCATCCGACGGCGCTGGCCTGGGTATTCGCTTCCTGAAGCATTTGGAACGCTGCCGCGTGTTGCTGCATCTGGTGGATATCGCTCCTATCGATGAGTCTGATCCGGTAGAAAATGCCAAAATCATCATCAATGAGTTGAACCAATACAGCGCAAATCTGGCGGACAAACCACGCTGGCTTGTTTTCAACAAGATTGATGTGATCGGTGAAGAAGAAGCTGCCGTGCGTGCCAAGGCGATTGCAGAAGCCATGGGTTGGGAAGGTAAGTACTACATGATCTCCGCCGTTAATCGTGAAGGCGTCAACGCGCTGTGCTGGGATGTCATGCAGTTTATCAACACGCAGCCGAAGGCGATGGCGATCGAAGAAAGCGCGCCTGAGAAAGTCGAGTTCATGTGGGACGATTACCACCGTGAACAGATCGCGGAAGTGGAAGCCGAAGCGGATGACGATTGGGATGACGACTGGGACGAAGATGACGACGAAGGCGTCGAAATCATCTACCAGAAATAA
- the pmrB gene encoding two-component system sensor histidine kinase PmrB translates to MISMRRRLLLMLALILLVTQLISVFWLWHESQEQISFLVDETLSAKVRTERVDTEIAEAIASLLAPSLIMMIVTLLASFWAISWIIRPLNQLQQRLEKRSADNLTPLPLNSDSLEMKAVTTALNQLFSRLDNTIQQERLFTADAAHELRTPLAGIRLHLELMEKQGIEQSKPLITRIDQLMHTVEQLLMLSRAGQDFASGHYQRFDWVNDVIQPLREELGELAAQRAQKLQWRLPAEAKIHGDPVLLRLLLRNLVENAHRYSPEGSLIQVKLMPQDRGHLLQVIDEGPGVKENMASELTQAFRRMDQRYGGSGLGLNIVTRIVQLHQGRLTLENRQDTSGLNAQCWLPENVLDK, encoded by the coding sequence ATGATCAGCATGCGCCGTCGTCTGTTGTTGATGCTGGCGCTGATCCTCCTGGTCACCCAGCTTATCAGCGTCTTTTGGTTGTGGCATGAAAGCCAGGAGCAAATCAGCTTCCTGGTGGATGAAACGCTGTCTGCCAAGGTTCGCACTGAACGTGTCGACACCGAAATCGCCGAAGCGATAGCCTCGCTGCTCGCCCCTTCGTTGATCATGATGATTGTCACGCTGCTGGCCTCTTTCTGGGCCATTAGCTGGATTATCCGCCCGCTCAATCAGCTGCAACAACGGCTGGAGAAACGTTCCGCCGATAACCTGACCCCGCTCCCCCTTAACAGTGACAGCCTGGAAATGAAAGCGGTCACTACCGCACTCAATCAGCTGTTCTCACGCCTGGACAACACCATCCAGCAGGAGCGGCTGTTCACCGCCGACGCGGCACATGAACTGCGCACGCCGTTAGCGGGGATCCGTCTGCATCTGGAGCTCATGGAAAAACAGGGTATTGAGCAAAGCAAACCGCTGATTACCCGCATTGACCAGTTGATGCATACCGTCGAACAGCTGCTGATGCTGTCGCGTGCCGGGCAGGATTTTGCCAGCGGACACTATCAACGTTTTGATTGGGTGAACGATGTGATTCAGCCACTGCGGGAGGAGCTTGGCGAGCTGGCCGCTCAACGCGCTCAAAAGCTGCAATGGCGACTCCCTGCGGAGGCAAAAATTCATGGCGACCCGGTGCTGCTGCGTCTGTTGTTGCGGAACCTGGTGGAAAATGCGCACCGCTACAGCCCCGAAGGCAGCCTCATCCAGGTTAAGCTTATGCCGCAAGACCGCGGCCACCTGCTGCAGGTGATTGATGAGGGCCCGGGCGTTAAAGAAAATATGGCAAGCGAACTCACCCAGGCATTCCGCCGTATGGATCAGCGTTATGGCGGCAGCGGACTGGGGCTGAATATCGTGACCCGTATCGTGCAGTTGCATCAGGGCCGTCTGACGCTGGAGAATCGCCAGGATACCAGCGGGCTGAATGCCCAATGCTGGCTACCTGAAAACGTGCTGGACAAATAA
- the pmrA gene encoding two-component system response regulator PmrA — MKLLIVEDDELLQQGLALALASEGYVCDCAATAAQANALLITSQYSMIILDLGLPDQDGASLLRQWRRQQVDLPVLILTARDALEDRVDGLDAGADDYLVKPFALVELQARVRALIRRYQGHSDNLMQLDDLQLNLSSQQVYVQQQPVEVTPKEFAILSRLMMRAGQTVNRELLQQDLYTWQDDLGSNTLEVHIHNLRRKLGKDRIRTVRGIGYRLESTS; from the coding sequence ATGAAACTGCTGATTGTGGAAGACGATGAGCTGTTGCAACAAGGGCTGGCACTGGCTTTAGCCAGCGAAGGCTATGTCTGCGACTGCGCCGCTACCGCGGCGCAAGCCAATGCACTGCTCATTACCAGCCAATACAGCATGATCATCCTCGATCTCGGCCTGCCCGACCAGGACGGCGCCAGCCTGCTGCGGCAGTGGCGCCGCCAGCAAGTCGATCTGCCGGTGCTGATCCTCACCGCCCGCGACGCACTGGAAGACCGCGTCGACGGGCTGGACGCCGGCGCTGACGATTATCTGGTGAAGCCCTTCGCGCTGGTTGAGCTGCAGGCGCGCGTGCGCGCCCTAATCCGCCGTTATCAGGGCCACAGCGACAACCTGATGCAGTTGGACGATCTCCAGCTCAATCTCTCCAGCCAGCAGGTTTACGTTCAACAACAGCCGGTTGAAGTCACGCCAAAAGAATTCGCCATCCTGTCCCGCCTGATGATGCGCGCCGGGCAAACGGTCAATCGCGAATTGCTGCAGCAGGACCTTTATACCTGGCAGGACGATTTAGGCTCCAACACGCTGGAAGTGCATATCCATAACCTGCGCCGCAAATTGGGCAAGGACCGCATCCGCACCGTCCGCGGTATCGGTTACCGCCTGGAATCCACATCATGA
- the dacB gene encoding serine-type D-Ala-D-Ala carboxypeptidase: MRFSRIVSALACAFVLNANAAPVEDYTQYLPDGANLALVVQKIGADAPTIDYHSQQMALPASTQKVLTALAALLQLGPDYRFTTTLESQGDISDGVLRGNLIARFSGDPTFKRQSLRNMVAILKKQGVRQITGDVLVDTSVFASHDKAPGWPWNDLTQCFSAPPAAAIVDRNCFSVSLYSAPNPGDMAFIRVASYYPVNMFSQVRTLARGSADAQYCELDVVPGELNRFTLTGCLTQRSDPLPLAFAIQDGASYAGAILKDELTQAGIQIDGHLKRQTQPGLAGTVIAQTQSAPLHELLKIMLKKSDNMIADTVFRTIGHERFGVPGTWRAGADAVRQVLRQKAGVDLGNSIVVDGSGLSRHNLLAPATMMQALQYIAQHDSELNFISMLPLSGYDGTLRYRGGLHEAGVDGKVSAKTGALQGVYNLAGFITTASGQRFAFVQYLSGYAVPPEDQKQRRAPLVRFESRLYRDIYQNN, translated from the coding sequence ATGCGTTTTTCACGAATTGTCAGTGCATTGGCTTGCGCATTTGTTCTGAATGCAAATGCGGCCCCGGTGGAAGATTACACACAATATTTGCCTGATGGGGCCAATCTTGCCCTGGTAGTTCAGAAGATCGGCGCCGATGCGCCGACCATCGATTATCATTCACAGCAAATGGCGTTACCGGCCAGTACCCAAAAGGTACTGACGGCGCTGGCTGCCTTGTTGCAGCTCGGCCCCGATTATCGTTTCACCACCACGCTGGAAAGCCAGGGCGATATCAGCGACGGCGTGCTGCGGGGCAATCTGATCGCCCGCTTCAGCGGCGACCCCACCTTTAAACGCCAGAGCCTGCGCAATATGGTGGCGATCCTGAAAAAACAGGGCGTGCGCCAGATTACCGGCGACGTGCTGGTCGACACGTCGGTATTCGCCAGCCACGACAAAGCTCCCGGCTGGCCGTGGAACGATCTGACCCAGTGTTTCAGCGCACCGCCGGCAGCGGCGATTGTCGATCGCAACTGCTTCTCGGTATCGCTGTACAGTGCGCCAAACCCGGGCGATATGGCTTTTATACGCGTGGCCTCTTATTACCCGGTCAATATGTTCAGCCAGGTACGAACGCTGGCGAGAGGCTCTGCGGACGCCCAATACTGTGAGCTGGACGTGGTGCCGGGCGAATTGAACCGCTTTACCCTGACCGGTTGTCTGACCCAACGCAGCGATCCGCTGCCGCTGGCCTTCGCCATTCAGGACGGAGCCAGCTATGCCGGCGCTATCTTGAAAGATGAGCTGACGCAAGCCGGCATCCAGATAGATGGCCACCTGAAACGCCAGACTCAGCCTGGCCTGGCCGGCACGGTGATTGCGCAAACGCAATCGGCGCCGCTGCACGAACTGCTGAAGATCATGCTGAAGAAATCGGACAACATGATCGCCGATACCGTGTTTCGCACTATCGGCCATGAACGTTTCGGCGTTCCGGGTACCTGGCGCGCCGGCGCAGATGCCGTACGTCAGGTGCTGCGTCAGAAGGCCGGGGTTGATCTGGGCAACAGCATAGTGGTGGACGGTTCTGGCCTCTCGCGCCATAACCTGCTGGCCCCGGCAACCATGATGCAGGCGTTGCAGTACATTGCGCAGCATGACAGCGAACTGAACTTTATTTCGATGCTGCCGCTGTCCGGCTACGACGGCACCCTGCGCTACCGTGGCGGGCTGCACGAAGCCGGCGTCGATGGCAAGGTTTCCGCCAAAACCGGCGCTCTGCAGGGTGTGTATAACCTGGCGGGCTTTATCACCACCGCCAGCGGCCAACGTTTTGCGTTCGTACAATACCTGTCGGGTTATGCCGTACCACCGGAAGATCAGAAACAGCGCCGCGCTCCGCTGGTGCGTTTCGAAAGCCGCTTGTACCGGGATATTTATCAAAATAACTGA
- the greA gene encoding transcription elongation factor GreA — MKQIPMTLFGAEKLREELEYLKGVRRPKIIADIADAREHGDLKENAEYHAAREQQGFCEGRIQEIEAKLSNAQVIDITKMPNNGRVIFGSTVSVMNLDSEEEVTYRIVGDDEADFKKNLISVNSPMARGLIGKEQDDVVVIKTPGGDVDYEILKVEYL, encoded by the coding sequence ATGAAACAGATTCCGATGACCTTGTTTGGCGCTGAAAAATTGCGCGAAGAGCTTGAATATCTGAAGGGCGTGCGCCGTCCGAAAATCATTGCGGACATCGCAGACGCCCGTGAACACGGCGATTTGAAAGAAAACGCAGAGTACCATGCAGCCCGTGAACAGCAGGGTTTTTGCGAAGGCCGCATTCAGGAAATTGAAGCCAAACTGTCGAACGCTCAGGTGATCGACATCACCAAGATGCCAAACAACGGCCGCGTGATTTTTGGCTCCACCGTTTCGGTGATGAACCTGGATAGCGAAGAAGAAGTGACTTACCGAATCGTGGGTGACGATGAGGCCGACTTCAAGAAAAATCTGATTTCGGTAAATTCGCCGATGGCACGCGGCTTGATCGGTAAAGAGCAGGATGATGTGGTCGTCATTAAAACCCCGGGCGGCGATGTCGATTACGAGATCCTGAAGGTTGAATATCTCTGA